The Mus musculus strain C57BL/6J chromosome 16, GRCm38.p6 C57BL/6J DNA window ACTAGTCTTAAACTTATGATCTCCAGAAGTCAGCCCTAGGCTTGATAGACATTTTTTCCCCCAAGTTTTGAATAACCCAGTCTCCTACAGCCATCTGGTCCTATTCCCATCCTGTTTTGTGTGACTTCAAGTTTTCCCATAAACTTCCCTTGTTATTTCTAGAAGATAACTTGCCCTAACCTCAAGAAACAGACAGTGAGATACCAATACTGTTTGTGAGGATAGTAAAGGGTCTTCTAGacctgtgttttcctttcttgGGAGTTTTTTTCAgcgtagccaggcatggtgcataATTACAGCTCTCTGgaagacagaggcacagagatcTACGAGTTTTAGGCcatctggtctatatagtgacaAGTTGTCTTGAAACCAAATGTTCCAGCTTACAAACCTTTTTAAGAAGCCGTAGGAAGTAAATCAGCTGACAGTGTTTATAAATCCTGCACAAATAGACAGCTACAGTAGACTGTCTCAACTCTTTGTTGTTGTCTGTGAGATCCTCAGGGTTTCTGGTTAGCTATGTTGTATGCATAGGAACATGTGAGAGCAGATGCTCAGAgctcagaagaggccatcagagccTCTGAAGAAGCAAAAGTGagaaacactgagccatctctccagccccttgattctTTCTTTGGACACAAGGTCTGGCTACACAGTCAGGGCTAGCTTAGAACTACCAATCTCCAATCTTCCTGTCTGGGCCTCCCAGGTACTTTACTGGATTACAGGCATATTTCACCATGACCTGGCACTTCTTCAGCTTTTAGGAATACAAAATGGTTCTTTCTTtggataattaaaaaaacaaaaatggtaaCATGGTTTAAAAATAGATGGTTTTCCCCTCTTTAAAGTAGCTCTTCAAATATACCTGGTCCTCAGGTTGTGGCAGTCTGTAAGAATGGTGGATATCAAGTGCACATATGTACCAGGCCTGCCTTCAAAGACCCCACGTGCCCAGTGCTTCAGCCCCAGTCATCCCCCCTCTGGATGACAAGATAGTGACGTGACAATCTACACAGAGATGAGCTGAGCTGCATTAAATGATTATTCAGAGTAAAACAGGTTAGAATCAAGACTCAGGAATGCATAAGGCTGGGATGgtgaggtggttcagtgggtaagactgactgctcttccgaaggacctgagttcaaatcccaacaactacatggtggctcacaaccacctgcaatgagatctgatgccctcttctggtgcgtctaaagacagcgacagtgtacttatttataataataaatcttaaaaaaaaaaaaaaaagggctggtgagatggctcagtgggtaaggtgggtaagagcaccaactgctcttccgaaggtttcgagttcaaatcccagcaaccacatggtggctcacaaccacctgtaatgagatctgacgccctcttctggtgcatctgaagacagttacagtgtacttatttaaaataataaataaaatttaaaaaataaataaataaaaaaataaaaaaggaatgcaTAAAGCTGCATTTCTGTGTAGCTTCCACTTTAATGATTTCACATCCATATCCAAAATTATAAACACCAATATTTTCCCTTCATCTGGCCCTACATAACTGCAATTCCTAAGATAGCATAGCATCCATAGCTGACACTTCTGAACATTAACCAAGCCCTCCGGGAGAAGCTGGTATTTATATCTGAACAGAGAACACAATGGAATTTATAACTCTAGTCAGTGCAGACTTAAAACGGAAACGGGGATGTGTGCAGCTTTAGGCATTGGTGGCCTGCATGAGTCACAGTGCTAGAAGCTGAGAGATGCACTCTGAACCCAGCAACCCTGTGATGAGCACACTGAGTCCAGGAACCTGCGCACCTGTTCTGAATGCTCAGAGTCCAGCCCAGACTTTTAGTTTTGCATTATTTATCTAACAAACTGTTTTACTTAAAGCaaagttaaaataattatttcccCCTTTACCTTTTCATTAAATTCCCTAGTAGAAGCTAAACTGTTCTTGGGGAAAGAGTATTGTTATCTAGTTTAAAGATCAACATTAGAGTTTTCATTGATGTTATAAAGACCATGACCgctgggcgtggtgatgcacgcctttaatcccagcactcgggaggcagaggcaggtggatttctgagtctacagagtgagttccaggaccgccatggctacacagagaaaccctgtcttgaaaaaagaaagaaagaaaggaagaaagaaagaaagaaagaaagaaagaaagaaagaaagaaagagagagagagagagagagagagagagagaaggaaggaaagaaagacagacagaccatgaccataagcaacttgggaagaagaaggtttatttcagcttacagttcaaCATCACAGTTTGTCACTGAGAGAAATCACGGCAGAAGttaatgcagaggccacagaggagtgctacttagtggcttgctccccatggcttgctcagtctttcTTACTgaacccaggatcacctgcccaggggtgacaccacccactgtgggctggaccctcccatatcaatcatgaATCAAGAAAAATGTACTACAGGTTTGCCCataagccaatctgatggagggatTTTCTCAATTCAGAGTCCCTctccccaaatgactctagcttgtatcaagttgatataaaactagccagggcAGGCAATAATAAttcaggtattttttaaaaaatcaaacttCATATAAATTAAGTTCTGGTTTTAATATTCCTTTAGATATTTTTTCAAAACATGAATGACTTTCCCCATAGGTCCATATACTTCTAGCTGAAAAAAGTTTAATGAGCAGAGCACATGGACAAAGACCTGTTCTtgtgctttctttcttcagtgctaggactgaacccaggaccttgcataGGGAGGGAAGTGCTTTACCAGCAGCATAGCAACAGCCCTTAGAGCTggccaaaaaacccaaaacaaaaccctataCAAAGTACTAAAAAGCCCTTTCAGATTTCACAAATgagaactttaaaaatacatcCTGAAAACAATAAATTTTCCCCAGTGGCATCCAGCAAGCGAGACGACAGATCAGCTTTCCACAGATGCAGTAAACCATGAGTGGCTGAATGCAGACACTCAAACATTTACAAGCAGTGGTGGTCTAATTGATGGCATTGGGAATAATACGTCGGTTACTCCACACACAGCTGAGGTGATGAGCCTGGTGTATGCATCGCATCATCTGCTGACTGCTTGTGCAGCAGCAGGAAGCTCTTCAGTTGTGGTTCTTGGCCCTGTGTCCTTCCTCACGTGGTCATCTAGAGAAAACACACAGGTGTCAATATTCACTGCAAATCCCAACAGGCAGACAAGCAAGCACTTATGTTATAGGGCATTGTGTTAGTACTTTATGAGTTTTCCTTACAACATGTACTGTACTACCAtgcatgcagaagtcagaggacaacttgagagaATCAGtgctttccttctaccatgtgtgtccaggtattgaactcgggtcatgaggcttggcagcaaacctGCTGAACTATCTTTGTGAACTCTACTCATGTCTTAAGCATCACTGAAGAAATCATAACTGTTTGGTATTAGAGACTAACTGTAATAATTCAAGTGTTTCTTCATTTGGAGGGTAGAGGAACAAGAGGGTCTCactgtttagcccaggctggccttctgcctcagcttgaGTGCTGATGTCACAGGCTTCAAGCACAGgctcagcttttcttttttcttttttccccttggaGTGAAGTGCAGCGTGGAGCCCTGTAAGCCACTATCTCAGATATAAGGAATGGACTCAGGAGGAAGGACAAGTGTGCAATCAGCATTGTAGGGCCAACAAAACCACTATGATTGCCTGTTAGCTGAGCCCTCCTGTGGAACACAAAAAAGGGGGTTGTTTTGTATCTATTGTAACACTATCCAGGAAATGGTAGAAAGTACTTTTAAagcctgcaagatggctcagggagtaAAGATGCTGCCACAAAGTCTGACTCCAACTTTGATCTTTAAAACTTACAtggaaggacagaactgactcctacaCGTTGTCCCTTACCCCCACATATGCACTATGGTCCATGCATGCACAAATAGATATAAGTGTAATAAAAGtgataactaaataaaataaaatccaaagatAAGCTGGGCATGGGGAGATACACCTTTAAGACCatcccttgggaggctgaggtagaataATAAATGCCATCCTGATCCAcactgagatctgcctggctctgctccaCCCATGCTGGGTTACAGGTACACATGCCACGCTGGAGGGATAGTCCAGTGGTTCACAGAACTTGCTGCTAGAGAACCCACGTTCAGTTCCCACTggacacatggcagctcataatggtctataagtctagtttctggaaatctgatgccatcttctggcttcctaagacaccaggcatgcacgaggtacacagacatacatacaggtaaataccacccaccaccaccaccaccacacaaacataaaactttgttttaaaaaaaaaaagtccgagacaggcagtggtggcacacgcctttgatcccagcacttgggaggcagaggcaggtggatttttgagtttgaggccagcttggtctacagagtgagttccagtacagccagggctacacagagaaatcctgtctcgaaaaacaaacaaacaaacagtcccgGTCATATGCCTATGATCCCAGCtaaagaaatggaggcaggaggattgccaccaGTGAGAGCAACCTAGGATACATGATAAGACCCTGTATCTAAAAAAAGCTCaagcataaaatttaaaataaagggcttttaaaattaaatttatttttctgtgtgtctgtgtgtgtgtgtgtgtgtgtgcatacatacatgtgagtgtgtatacataGGCCACAGCAGGTGCACACAgaaatcaaaggacaacttttagaAGTTGGTTCCTCCCTTCTGTTGCATACCGATCATAAAAGCCTTAACTTTTACTTAGAACAAAATCTACCCTGCCTCAAAGATCACATCCACTCAGTGCAGGACTAAGTGGCAGGCTATCCTGCTAAAGGTGGGTGCCTATGGAATCTTTTCCAACATCTTCCACTAAAACCAGATGAGCTGTCAAGCAGGAGTCATGCGGCTGCTGTAGTAGGTGGACTCAAAGAACAACCGTGTTACAAATGATATCTTATAGCTGAGACTATTCTCAAGGCATTACGTAGAGGTCACTgtgtgtcaagaaaaaaaaaattgatgatcAAGAAAATAACTTAGTTATTTTCTAGTTTGCATAGTGatccaagcctttaatcccaatactcaggaggcagagccaggtagatctctcagttcaaggctaccctggtctacagagctagttccaggtcagccaggactatagagaacctctgtctcaaacaaacaaaacaaacaaagagagagagaaaatagctGCAACATCACTGTCCCTGGAGCTCTGCGGCCACCCTCATTCATGAGCTGTCCCTGGAGCTTTCTGCAGAGGAAGTACCCAAACCCACGGCACTGACTGGCCTCTCACTGCTTGTAGCACTAAGCATCTTGGGGTGACTCTCTTCCCAGCttacctccctcctccttcccccctcttcttcctccctccctgcagtGGAAGGTTATGAGAGATAGTTTAAAACTTTCACCTTATAAGAACTGACCCTGGTTTATGACCAGTTTTCTCATTTTCAACATTCTATTGCCACTAACACTAATATTAAAGAGATTCTAACATTATTACAAAGGTTAGATCccaaaacattatttttcttcataataCTAAATTAGAGTCTTGTGGTTGCTGTGTTAACGAGTATTAATGGGTCATCACCATCCAGCAGGGACAGGAACTGAGGACTGTCACGCATTCCTCCTAAGTGTGCAAACTAGTAAAGCCTTTCCAGGGAACTAAATAATATGAACTACATACTTAAATACGCCATGCTGTCTGTGAACCAGCAATTCTGTTTTAGGTACCATCACAGGAGAGATATCATTCTATACAGACAAAGATACAACCTTACACAGTTGTAAAACTGAAACCTTAGCCTTAGCTCATCAGTAAAAAACAGCTGTAGCAATACCACACCATAGAGGCCCAGACCCACTGATCCATAAGCACACTGCCAGCTAAGATAGATTTGGATCCTTGAACACACAGAATTAGTCCCAAATGACCCGTAAAGGGCCAACATGAGTGTCTTCCATGGAAGAGAAGGGGTATGAGGAGTCAAGATGGGCAGGGCAGAGAAGGTCAAAGGCAACTGTACAGTCCTCGAGACTTTCAAGAGGCATTAGCAGGGTTAGTGGGCTAGTATTCTACACTAGTGTCAGAGCCTTAGTGATTCTGGCATGAACTTGGAAAGCCCCCACTCTCATGCTCTGGTGGGTCTGAACAGTGGCCTTGTGTTAAACTTTAGCCAGCACTGAGTCGCTATTCTCCCAGTCTTGGCTCTCTAGGAAGTTAGTAAAAGTTAGTAGAAAGTTAGTCTAACATAACACAGTCAGCCCAGCATCACAACAAACAGAGAATAAAACTAGTTAAGTCACAAATATCTTGAGGGCTTATCCTGACTCACAAGTATGTTGCTTTCAGAACTTAAGAAGCAGCAAGTCACTCAGAAGGGGCAGCAGCATTGGTTGTAGCAGAGCAATTTGCATCCTCGGCATTTCTTAAGAATTTACTTCAAATCCCGTATCAGCTGCCTGAACCCCACTTGTAAACACCCTTCTGAGAACGAGCACCAACTCTGCTCCATGGGAAACACCCAGCTCACACAAGCAAACTCAGGACCTGCTGCCTAATCACCATAAGCTCGTTTCACTCTATCATTTCTaccttatttacttacttactcagCTTTGTGTCACCTTGGCGACGACCTCACTATGTAtgcaccccaggctggcctcagtcttCACTGCCTGGATTACAAGTCTGAGTCACCATGCTTCGCTCTGAAAGCTCACCGTAAAGGGGAGCATTCTGAGCAGGGCATGGCTGTTCACACATCTAATCCTGGCACTCAAGCCGAGGAAAGAAGACTGACTGATGGCAAGCTCAAGGCCAAACTGAATGAGAGTCAGAGTCTAAATTCTGTTATCTGTAGTTAACTGTCATCTACCATAGCAAGTGTCCTGGAAATGTACCGGGAACACAGACATGGCTTCTCTGCACAGTAGTAATCTTGTATTTTTCAGTCTGGGAAAGATGGGGGAGAGGGtgtcggggaggggggggggggaggcaactTCTTGATTTCAAAGAAAACTATACAATGCGCTGAGCCAGGCTGTTTCAAAGACCCTGCTGATGTGAAAATCAGGTTTTCAAGACCTTGCTTTGAAATTGTATCTGAGCACTTTGCCCAGTCAAGATCTCTTCCCCCAAAGCGCTGGCTTTCTGGAGGTGCAGTAGTACAGGCTGATGATGACCAGACCAGCTCCAGAGAACAAACCCAATGAAGCTCAAGGATGAGTAGCGGAAGCGCCTACCGTCAGGTCTTCTGCTGGGCTTCCAGCTGAGATGCTTGGTTGCCGGGTGCAGGGTTGACTCTGTCAGAAGCACATTCTGGGCTCCATCTGGAGGACCACGCAAGAAATGGGCTAAAATTCCATACAATAGAGGACTATTTCCGgaagaagacaaaaccaaaatcaatttACTTCCCAGAAGTAGGAAAAGCTTACGACAATCACTTTAAAGGTAAACTCTGACACAGAAACGGCCATCTaactcaataaattaaaaaaaaaaaaaaaaaaaaaaagattacctaAGTGGCAAATGTTCACTCAATTTAAAAGTACCAATTACCTTGAGTGAGATCTTTTTAAAACCCTCAGAAAACACACTGCCACAATTAAGATCttctaaactaaaacaaaatccCAATTAATCTACTGGAATTCAGCTTGTTAACTCCAAGACCAGCCTAAGACGTTCCTAGAACCTAGAACTGGTTACACATCCACTGTCCTGTCAAGGTTATGCTCAAAaaccatgtgctctgccttcatATCTTGTTGGCGGACAGCCAGCTGCAGACCTTGAAGATCTGTTTCCTAAAGTTCCACAGATGTTTCTCTTCCATAAAGGCTGTAAGCAATCCCTAGGTTACATGTTTGGTATCCTGTTGACAATGTCAAGTCTCTAGCTATGTACCTTGCACATAGAAAATGgcatatggggctggtgagatggctcagtgggtaagagcacccgactgctcttccaaaggtccagagttcaaatcccagcaaccacatggtggctcacaaccatctgtaacaagatctgacgccctcttctggagtgtctgaagacagctacagtgtacttacatgtaataaaataaacaaatctaaaaaataaaaaaaaaaaaaaaaaaaataaagttgatgtGAATGATGTTAAGTGTTCTCCAGgaagtatttatttaaaaaaaaaaaaaaaaaaaaagaaaatggcataTGAATTAACAGGAGAGCCGGGTAGTAACTAATATCTACAAGGCTGCTTTGTAGTTTCCTCTTACCCATCACTATACTACCACCATTTATGACTGAGAAAACCAGAATTCAATAATGTGCCAGAGTTCCTCAGGAGTAAACAACATTTATACTCATAACCAACTCCTATATGCCATTTCTTAAAATATGTCACCAAAAGTCCTGTTGGTTGGTCCCCTGACACTGAAGGCTGCTCTACTGAAAGCACAGAAGTGTTCTCTCTTCGCTTCCAATCTCACCCCAGGAAATACAAGtaaatgcatttccttttgagatATCCATCTCCTGCCCAGCTGATAAAATGGTTCAAAGTATGACCCTTCTATCAAGAACAGGGTCTACACATCTTATGCTTGACTGAGCCTCACTCACTTCTACCTATGGGACAAGGTGGCAAGGGGCAATTACTTGCTTTCTTGGATCACTCTCTGCGGGTGGGGAGGCACAGCCTGTGGACATTCAAGCAgtcccacacacaggcacatatatgaGGAACTTAGGAAGTCTGAAGAAGATCTCATGGCTTCAGTACAAGTTCCAGAAGCCTGAAACCTCAAAAGCTATCCGGAGCACATGGATGTGACAGCAGCTCCCCAGGACGAGGAAAGCACTACAGGCTCTCAGGGAGACAGACCCCACGCCTCTGCTCCTTCCAGCCAGCT harbors:
- the Cep20 gene encoding lisH domain-containing protein FOPNL isoform X1; this translates as MATVTELKAESGQPVVPLDRQFLIRELNAFEESKDNSIPLLYGILAHFLRGPPDGAQNVLLTESTLHPATKHLSWKPSRRPDDDHVRKDTGPRTTTEELPAAAQAVSR